The DNA region CCGTTGAGCAGGGAGGTCTGCGCCCGGCCGGGTGCGAGGGCCGTCGTCGGTGAGGTGCAGCGGGGCGAGCGCGGTCGCCGGGTCGGCGGTCCGCAGGTCCTGCTCAGCGGCCCGGGTGCGTACGCGTGAACGTTCTCAGTACGCGACCGGGGTTCGCGCCGGTGCGCGCAGGAGCGCCGCGATCTTCGAAGCGGGCTTCGAGCGCCCCTGTTTCCGCCTGTCTGCGCAGGTCGCGGCCGTGCCACGCTGCTGGTGACCAGGGCGCGGAGCCCTGGCCCCCATCAGGAAAGAGGCCTCGTCATGAACCGCTTCACCGCGCTCGCCGTCACCTCTCTCACCCTGGCCCTGGGCCTCGGTACCGGACCCGTCGCGGTCGCGGCCACCGAGAACGCCGCTGCCGAGAGCGCCAGGGCTTCCTACAGCTGCAGCCCCGGGTATTTCTGTATCTACAGCGACTGGAACGGAGGTGGTACCCGCTGCCAGTGGTCCGACGAGCGGCGGGCGAATACCGCCGACGACTGCTCCTTCATCCAGCGCGGCCAGAACGTCCGCTCCGTGTGGAACGCGACCGGGCACAAGGTGCAGTACTACACCCAGACCAACTACAACTCCCGGGTCGGATCCACCCCCGCCGGAAAGGGCGGCAACCTCCAGGGGAACTACCAGATCCGCTCCTTCAAGCCCCAGTAGGCGGCCGAGCCCCAGCAGGCGGCGGCAAACACGGTGGAAAGTCCTTCCCGGCCACCGGCCGGGGAGGACTTTCCGCGTGTCCGCGGCCGGACGGCCCGCGCGGGCGTGCTGCGCATCACCCTGGACAGCGCCAGTGACTGTTGGGTAACTTTTAAACCATCTGAGCAAGCGCTTAGCCAGTCCGGCCGAAGCTCACCCGAAGCTGACCAAGGAGGCACCCCCGTGCGCCGTACGGTATTCAACGAGGACCACGAGGCGTTCCGGGAGACCATCCGCGCCTTCATCGAGGCCGAGGTCGCCCCCGTCTACGACGAGTGGTTCGCGGCCGGCCAGGTGCCCCGCGACTTCTACTACAAGCTCGCCGAGCTGGGCATATTCGGCATCGAGGTGCCGGAGGAGTTCGGCGGCGCCGGGGTCGAGTCCTTCAAGTTCGAGGCGATCATCTCCGAGGAGTGCGCCCGCGCGGCCGTCAACTTCGGCGGCTCCGGCGTGCACGTGCTGCTCTGCCTGCCGTACATCAAGGCGTACGCCACCGAGGAGCAGAAGAAGCGCTGGCTGCCGGACTTCGTCACCGGCAAGACGATGTACGCCATCGCCATGACCGAGCCGGGCACCGGTTCCGACCTGGCCGGCATGAAGACCACCGCCAAGCTCTCCGAGGACGGCACGCACTACATCCTCAACGGCGCCAAGACGTTCATCACCGGTGGCGTCCACGCCGACCGGGTCATCGTCTGCGCCCGCACCGACGCGCCCAGGGCGGACGACCGCCGGCACGGCATCTCGCTCCTCGTCGTCGACACCAAGGCCGAGGGCTACTCGGTCGGCCGCAAGCTCGACAAGCTGGGCCTGCGCACCTCCGACACCGCCGAGTTGGCCTTCGTCGACGTCAAGGTGCCGGTCGAGGACCTCCTCGGCGAGGAGAACAAGGGCTTCTCCTACCTCGGCCAGAACCTGCCGCAGGAGCGCCTCGGCATCGCCGTCGGCGCGTACGCCCAGGCCAAGGCCGCCGTCCGGTTCGCCCAGAGTTACGTGTCGGAGCGCACCGTCTTCGGCAAGACCGTCGCGTCCTTCCAGAACACCAAGTTCGAACTGGCCGCCTGCCAGGCCGAGGTGGACGCCGCCGAGGCCGTCTGCGACCGCGCCATCGAGGCCCACGACGCCGGTGAGCTGACCGCCGCCGAGGCCGCCTCCGCGAAGCTGTTCTGCACCGAGGTCGCGCACCGCGTCATCGACAAGTGCCTCCAGTTGCACGGCGGCTACGGCTACATGAACGAGTACCCGATCGCCCGCCTCTACGCGGACAATCGGGTCAACCGCAT from Streptomyces sp. NBC_01591 includes:
- a CDS encoding peptidase inhibitor family I36 protein; translation: MNRFTALAVTSLTLALGLGTGPVAVAATENAAAESARASYSCSPGYFCIYSDWNGGGTRCQWSDERRANTADDCSFIQRGQNVRSVWNATGHKVQYYTQTNYNSRVGSTPAGKGGNLQGNYQIRSFKPQ
- a CDS encoding acyl-CoA dehydrogenase family protein, yielding MRRTVFNEDHEAFRETIRAFIEAEVAPVYDEWFAAGQVPRDFYYKLAELGIFGIEVPEEFGGAGVESFKFEAIISEECARAAVNFGGSGVHVLLCLPYIKAYATEEQKKRWLPDFVTGKTMYAIAMTEPGTGSDLAGMKTTAKLSEDGTHYILNGAKTFITGGVHADRVIVCARTDAPRADDRRHGISLLVVDTKAEGYSVGRKLDKLGLRTSDTAELAFVDVKVPVEDLLGEENKGFSYLGQNLPQERLGIAVGAYAQAKAAVRFAQSYVSERTVFGKTVASFQNTKFELAACQAEVDAAEAVCDRAIEAHDAGELTAAEAASAKLFCTEVAHRVIDKCLQLHGGYGYMNEYPIARLYADNRVNRIYGGTSEVMKSIIAKSMGL